One window from the genome of Saimiri boliviensis isolate mSaiBol1 chromosome 2, mSaiBol1.pri, whole genome shotgun sequence encodes:
- the KBTBD13 gene encoding kelch repeat and BTB domain-containing protein 13, with product MLRGPETPVQVWVGGQLFQADRALLVEHCGFFRGLFRSGMREARAAEVRLGVLSAGGFRATLQVLRGERPALAAEDELLQAVECAAFLQAPALARFLEHSLTSDNCALLCDAAAAFGLRDVFHSAALFIRDGERELAAELALPEARAYVAELRPSSYVAVSTHTPAPGFLEDASRTMCYLDEEENAWRTLAALPLEASTLLAGVATLGNKLYIVGGVRGASKEVVELGFCYDPEGGTWREFPSTHQPRYDMALTGFDGCLYAIGGEFQRTPISSVERYDPAAGCWRFVADLPQPAASVPCAQARGRLFVCLWRPADTTAVVEYAARADAWLPVAELRHPQSYGHCMVAHRDSLYVVRNGPSDDFLHCVIDCLNLATGQWTSLPGQFVNSKGALFTAVVRGDTVYTVNRMFTLLYAIEGGTWRLLREKAGFPRPGSLQTFLLRLPAGAPGPVASTTPEL from the coding sequence ATGCTACGGGGCCCGGAGACCCCAGTGCAGGTGTGGGTGGGCGGCCAGCTCTTCCAGGCCGACCGCGCCCTGCTGGTGGAGCACTGCGGTTTCTTCCGGGGCCTCTTCCGCTCTGGCATGCGGGAGGCACGCGCGGCCGAGGTGCGCCTGGGCGTTCTGAGCGCGGGCGGCTTCCGTGCCACGCTGCAGGTGCTGCGCGGCGAGCGGCCGGCGCTGGCGGCGGAGGACGAGCTGCTGCAGGCCGTGGAGTGCGCCGCCTTCCTGCAGGCGCCGGCGCTGGCGCGCTTCCTGGAGCACAGCCTCACGTCGGACAACTGTGCTTTGCTGTGCGACGCGGCCGCCGCCTTCGGCCTGCGCGACGTGTTCCACAGCGCCGCGCTTTTCATCCGAGACGGCGAGCGTGAGTTGGCGGCTGAGCTGGCGCTGCCCGAGGCCCGCGCCTACGTGGCGGAGCTGCGGCCCAGCAGCTACGTGGCGGTGAGCACGCACACGCCCGCGCCCGGCTTCCTGGAGGACGCGTCGCGCACGATGTGCTACCTGGACGAGGAGGAGAACGCGTGGCGCACGCTGGCCGCGCTGCCCCTGGAGGCCAGCACGTTGCTGGCCGGGGTGGCCACGCTAGGCAACAAGCTTTACATCGTGGGCGGCGTGCGCGGCGCCAGCAAGGAGGTGGTGGAGCTGGGCTTCTGCTACGACCCGGAAGGCGGCACGTGGCGAGAGTTCCCCAGCACGCACCAGCCGCGCTACGACATGGCGCTGACCGGCTTCGACGGTTGCCTCTACGCCATCGGCGGCGAGTTCCAGAGGACCCCCATCAGCTCCGTGGAGCGCTACGACCCGGCCGCCGGCTGCTGGAGGTTCGTGGCCGACCTGCCGCAGCCGGCCGCTAGCGTGCCGTGCGCCCAGGCGCGTGGCCGCCTCTTTGTGTGCCTGTGGCGGCCGGCTGACACCACCGCCGTGGTGGAGTACGCGGCGCGGGCTGACGCGTGGCTGCCGGTGGCCGAGCTGCGGCATCCACAGAGCTATGGCCACTGCATGGTGGCACACCGCGACAGCCTCTACGTGGTGCGCAACGGACCTTCGGACGACTTCCTGCACTGTGTCATCGACTGCCTCAACCTGGCTACGGGCCAGTGGACGTCGCTGCCCGGCCAGTTCGTCAACAGCAAGGGAGCGCTCTTCACGGCAGTGGTGCGCGGCGACACCGTCTATACGGTCAACCGCATGTTCACGCTCCTCTACGCCATCGAGGGCGGCACCTGGCGGCTGCTCAGGGAGAAGGCCGGCTTCCCAAGGCCAGGCTCCTTGCAGACTTTTCTCCTAAGGCTGCCTGCTGGCGCTCCTGGGCCTGTGGCTTCGACAACGCCAGAACTGTGA